The following proteins come from a genomic window of Rutidosis leptorrhynchoides isolate AG116_Rl617_1_P2 chromosome 10, CSIRO_AGI_Rlap_v1, whole genome shotgun sequence:
- the LOC139873103 gene encoding heat stress transcription factor A-1-like yields the protein MVKKSTENGESSSIAPFLSKCYEMVDDPSTDALISWSPSNDSFIVWNEAEFTSELLPKYFKHSNYSSFQRQLNIYGFRKTDTDRWEFANEGFIKGQKHLLKSISRKKVTPVTAKQKVEQSKSPEPEIIHVNRQEENRYANLRKEVESLKTDKNMLMQELVKQRQHQNSSQTKMLVLREQLKGMEKNQHQMLSFIVMAMQSPGFFSQLSTPVPSKTILKPVTEDTPTVEGAIVKYQPPVESSAFISDDPFDPCPTSEEVNDHFMGFTSGSTFDESLDSSENGFPLVFNLPDEDDMLGQLLASSSPEKSKMTIDVIDDEHGSPDMELDDEFRFLTEGFNKSVIVSPGRRNFAIV from the exons ATGGTGAAAAAATCGACGGAAAACGGTGAATCATCATCGATCGCACCGTTTCTATCAAAATGTTATGAGATGGTTGATGATCCTTCAACTGACGCTTTAATTTCATGGAGTCCGTCTAATGACAGTTTTATAGTGTGGAATGAAGCTGAATTTACTTCTGAATTGCTTCCCAAATACTTCAAGCATAGTAATTATTCCAGTTTTCAACGTCAACTCAATATCTAT GGATTCAGGAAAACTGATACGGATAGATGGGAGTTTGCAAATGAAGGATTTATCAAAGGCCAAAAGCATTTATTGAAGTCTATATCCCGAAAGAAGGTGACACCGGTCACAGCTAAACAAAAAGTTGAACAGTCAAAATCCCCTGAGCCTGAAATCATCCATGTTAACAGACAAGAAGAGAATCGATATGCAAATCTACGTAAGGAGGTCGAGAGTCTTAAAACTGATAAGAACATGTTAATGCAAGAGCTTGTGAAACAGAGACAACATCAAAACTCTTCGCAAACTAAGATGTTGGTCCTACGGGAGCAGCTTAAAGGTATGGAAAAAAACCAACACCAAATGCTTTCATTTATAGTCATGGCCATGCAGAGCCCAGGTTTTTTTTCTCAACTTTCTACGCCTGTACCAAGCAAAACCATATTGAAACCCGTTACAGAAGACACCCCAACAGTGGAAGGTGCAATTGTTAAGTATCAGCCACCGGTTGAATCATCAGCCTTTATTTCTGATGACCCGTTTGACCCATGTCCTACTTCTGAGGAAGTCAATGACCATTTTATGGGTTTCACGTCTGGGTCAACATTTGATGAGAGTTTAGATTCGTCAGAGAACGGTTTTCCACTTGTGTTTAATCTTCCTGATGAAGATGATATGTTAGGTCAGCTTCTTGCAAGTTCATCTCCGGAGAAAAGTAAAATGACTATAGATGTTATTGATGACGAACATGGCTCCCCAGATATGGAACTAGATGATGAGTTCAGATTTTTGACCGAAGGGTTCAATAAATCAGTGATAGTTTCACCGGGGAGGCGGAACTTCGCCATAGTGTAA